A region from the Metopolophium dirhodum isolate CAU chromosome 9, ASM1992520v1, whole genome shotgun sequence genome encodes:
- the LOC132951578 gene encoding uncharacterized protein LOC132951578: MSHYYDRPPLQVDYKIRYVVVVAIIIVGQPPYGGAVAAMKLDSNMNVMSRSSTWPVVVVRLEHDGGVHVIDNGPSDDGPCTAATDDLTGLFGVVGGGGGGVDTNGGGGAAATDTCPLAPLSARKRATLQRHYYPEGGWGWVIVATAVAVHVINHGLQLSAAVMLRPAADKHGQPVVNTGE, from the coding sequence ATACgctacgtcgtcgtcgtcgccatcATCATCGTAGGGCAACCACCGTACGGCGGCGCCGTGGCCGCTATGAAGTTGGACAGCAACATGAACGTGATGTCGCGTAGCAGCACGTGGCCCGTGGTGGTGGTCCGGCTGGAACACGACGGCGGCGTGCACGTGATCGACAACGGTCCGTCCGACGACGGGCCGTGCACCGCGGCCACGGACGACTTGACCGGCTTGTTCGGCGTtgtcggcggtggcggcggtggcgtgGACACtaatggcggcggcggcgcggccGCGACCGACACTTGTCCGCTGGCGCCGCTGTCCGCTCGCAAGCGGGCCACGCTGCAGCGGCACTACTATCCGGAAGGCGGCTGGGGATGGGTGATCGTGGCCACCGCGGTCGCTGTTCACGTGATCAACCACGGGCTCCAACTCTCGGCGGCCGTCATGCTGAGACCCGCGGCCGACAAGCACGGTCAGCCGGTGGTCAATACAG